In the genome of Streptomyces sp. SLBN-118, the window GGCGAAGGCGGCCAAAAAGTCCTGACGCGGCCGGATGCGCCCTTTGCCGACCCCTTTCGAGCGAATCAGCGGGGGCCGTGGACACCCCCCGACCCCGTTTGCTCCCTCTCGCGAGGGACTTGGATTTCCAGGTTTGCTTGGTTTTGCCCGGAATTGCACTCCACCGTCGTGGCTGCGCCCGGAGCCTCTTGACCGGTAGGCTTTCCGTGTGATCTTCAAGCGCATCGGTAACGGGCGGCCGTATCCCGACCACGGCCGGGAAAGCACCCGCCAGTGGGCGGACGTGGCGCCGCGCCCGGTCCGCCTCGATCAGCTCGTGACCACCAAGGGCCAGCTGGATCTCGAAACGCTGCTCGCGGAGGACTCCACGTTCTACGGCGACCTCTTCGCCCATGTCGTGAAGTGGCAGGGCGACCTCTATCTGGAGGACGGTCTGCACCGCGCCGTGCGAGCCGCGCTGCAGCAGCGCCAGGTGCTGCACGCCCGCGTTCTCGAGCTGGGCTGAGCCCGCGGGCCGGGTCTGAGGTCACGTCCCCCGGCTGCCTCCGCGACTGAGCCTTTCGGGCTCTTTACGGACCGTACGGAAGCAATCGGTTGATCGTTTAGTAGGCATCCGCACCAGGCCGCACTACGCTGCGCCCATGAGCATGCTCACCCCCCCAGGCATGGGCGGAAAGTACC includes:
- a CDS encoding type II toxin-antitoxin system VapB family antitoxin, whose protein sequence is MIFKRIGNGRPYPDHGRESTRQWADVAPRPVRLDQLVTTKGQLDLETLLAEDSTFYGDLFAHVVKWQGDLYLEDGLHRAVRAALQQRQVLHARVLELG